A stretch of the Comamonas testosteroni TK102 genome encodes the following:
- a CDS encoding acyl-CoA dehydrogenase family protein — MDFDFSDDQQQLRDAVARWVDKGYTFERRQSIAKQGGFSREVWNELAELGLTALTVPEQYGGLGQGAVDVMVVMEELGRGLVVEPLTQAFVASALLGQFGDEAVKQAWLPRIASGEKLVVLASQERKARYQIDVCAAKASKSGDGYTVDARKNIVPAGDQADAFIVPAQLDGKIALFLVENGREGVSSKPYATQDEGRAADLVCHAASATLITTNGVAALTLAQDVANAALCAEGVGVMEQTLKLTTEYMNQRKQFGVVISSFQALRHRVADMKMQLELARSMSYYGTLKLVAPAEERHVAIARAKVQLGQSMRYVGQQAVQLHGGIGVTDEYVGSHYFKRLTQMEMTGGDTLHHLGTVSAHMQDSAGVFA, encoded by the coding sequence ATGGATTTCGATTTTTCCGACGACCAGCAGCAACTGCGCGATGCCGTCGCCCGCTGGGTGGACAAGGGCTATACCTTCGAGCGCCGCCAGAGCATTGCCAAGCAGGGCGGTTTCTCGCGCGAGGTCTGGAACGAGCTGGCCGAGCTGGGCCTGACGGCCCTCACGGTGCCCGAGCAATATGGCGGCCTGGGCCAGGGTGCAGTCGATGTGATGGTGGTCATGGAGGAGCTGGGCCGCGGCCTGGTGGTGGAGCCGCTGACCCAGGCTTTTGTGGCCTCCGCCCTGCTCGGCCAGTTTGGTGACGAGGCCGTCAAGCAAGCCTGGCTGCCCCGTATCGCCAGCGGTGAAAAGCTGGTGGTGCTCGCATCGCAGGAGCGCAAGGCGCGCTACCAGATTGATGTTTGCGCGGCAAAGGCGTCTAAATCCGGCGATGGCTATACGGTAGATGCTAGGAAAAACATTGTTCCTGCAGGCGACCAGGCCGACGCCTTCATCGTGCCGGCCCAGCTCGACGGCAAGATTGCGCTCTTCCTCGTCGAGAACGGCCGCGAGGGCGTGAGCAGCAAACCCTATGCCACCCAGGACGAAGGACGCGCGGCCGACCTGGTCTGCCATGCCGCATCGGCCACCCTGATCACCACCAACGGCGTGGCGGCCCTCACCCTGGCGCAGGATGTGGCCAATGCCGCGCTGTGCGCCGAAGGTGTGGGCGTGATGGAACAGACGCTCAAGCTCACCACCGAGTACATGAATCAGCGCAAGCAGTTCGGCGTGGTGATCTCCAGCTTCCAGGCCCTGCGCCACCGCGTGGCCGACATGAAGATGCAGCTGGAGCTGGCACGCTCCATGAGCTACTACGGCACGCTCAAGCTGGTGGCGCCTGCCGAGGAGCGCCATGTCGCCATCGCCCGCGCCAAGGTGCAGTTGGGTCAGTCCATGCGGTATGTGGGCCAGCAGGCCGTGCAGCTGCATGGCGGCATCGGTGTGACGGACGAATATGTGGGCAGCCACTATTTCAAGCGTCTGACGCAAATGGAGATGACGGGCGGCGACACCTTGCACCACCTGGGCACGGTATCGGCCCATATGCAGGACAGCGCCGGCGTCTTTGCCTGA
- a CDS encoding acyl-CoA dehydrogenase family protein — MDLAFTPEEQAFREEIRSWVRANLPEDIAHKVRNDLHLTRDDMQRWAKILGKKGWLGYGWPKEFGGPGWSAVQKHLFEEECALAGTPRIVPFGPVMVAPVIMAYGTPEQHRRFLPGIASGEVWWSQGYSEPGSGSDLASVKTRAERVGDKYIVNGQKTWTTLGQYGEWIFCLVRTSNEGKPQTGISFLLVDMKSPGVTVRPIKLLDGSHEVNEVFFDNVEVPADQLIGEENKGWTYAKHLLSHERTNIADVNRAKRELERLKRIAKTEGVWEDQRFRDQIALLEIDVIALEMLVLRVLSAMKSGKNPLDIAGLLKIKGSEIQQRYSELMMLAAGPYALPYIQEAMEAGYQGDFPGDVLGNAPLAATYFNMRKTTIYGGSNEVQRNIVAQTVLG, encoded by the coding sequence ATGGACTTGGCATTCACCCCCGAAGAACAGGCTTTTCGCGAAGAGATCCGCAGCTGGGTGCGGGCAAATCTGCCCGAGGATATTGCGCACAAGGTGCGCAACGATCTGCACCTGACGCGCGACGACATGCAGCGCTGGGCAAAGATTCTGGGCAAGAAAGGCTGGCTCGGCTACGGCTGGCCCAAGGAATTCGGTGGCCCCGGCTGGAGCGCCGTACAGAAGCATCTGTTCGAGGAAGAATGCGCACTCGCCGGCACGCCGCGCATCGTGCCCTTCGGCCCCGTGATGGTGGCGCCGGTGATCATGGCCTATGGCACACCGGAGCAGCATCGGCGCTTTCTGCCCGGCATCGCCAGTGGCGAAGTCTGGTGGAGCCAGGGCTATTCCGAACCAGGTTCGGGTTCGGACCTGGCCAGCGTCAAGACCCGCGCAGAGCGCGTGGGTGACAAATACATCGTCAACGGCCAGAAGACCTGGACGACACTGGGCCAGTACGGCGAGTGGATCTTCTGCCTGGTGCGCACCAGCAACGAGGGCAAGCCCCAGACCGGCATCAGCTTCCTGCTGGTCGACATGAAGTCGCCTGGCGTGACCGTGCGCCCCATCAAGCTGCTGGACGGCTCGCACGAGGTCAACGAGGTCTTTTTCGACAATGTGGAAGTGCCTGCCGACCAGCTGATCGGCGAGGAAAACAAGGGCTGGACCTATGCCAAGCACCTGCTCAGCCACGAGCGCACGAACATCGCGGATGTGAACCGTGCCAAGCGCGAGCTGGAGCGCCTCAAGCGCATCGCCAAGACCGAAGGCGTGTGGGAAGACCAGCGCTTCCGTGATCAGATCGCCCTGCTGGAGATCGATGTGATCGCGCTGGAAATGCTGGTGCTGCGCGTGCTGTCGGCCATGAAATCGGGCAAGAACCCGCTGGACATTGCCGGCCTGCTCAAGATCAAGGGCAGCGAGATTCAGCAACGCTACTCCGAGCTGATGATGCTGGCCGCCGGCCCTTATGCCCTGCCCTATATCCAGGAAGCCATGGAAGCCGGCTACCAGGGCGATTTTCCTGGCGACGTGCTGGGCAATGCGCCGCTGGCCGCGACCTACTTCAATATGCGCAAGACCACCATCTATGGCGGCTCCAACGAGGTGCAGCGAAACATCGTCGCGCAGACGGTTCTTGGCTAG
- a CDS encoding YceH family protein: MPFDPRNTPLSAIEARVLATLMEKARTVPDSYPLTLNSLVTGCNQKSSRDPVMEVSEGEAQEALDSLRLKTLSVQISSVRSTRWEHNFPRGIGVPDQSAVLLSLLMLRGPQTAGELRINSERWHRFADISSVEAFLDELRERSEEKGGPLVVQLPRAPGAREQRWAHLLCGPVDVNALASTSSASTGGNASALQQRVDALETEVAQLRATVQMLCESLGVEPPAAQAE; this comes from the coding sequence ATGCCGTTTGACCCACGCAACACCCCTTTGAGCGCCATCGAAGCCCGCGTTCTGGCCACGCTGATGGAAAAGGCCCGCACCGTGCCCGACAGCTATCCGCTCACGCTCAACAGCCTGGTCACGGGCTGCAACCAGAAGTCCAGCCGCGACCCGGTGATGGAGGTCAGCGAGGGTGAAGCCCAGGAGGCACTGGACAGCCTGCGCCTCAAGACCCTTTCGGTGCAGATCAGCAGCGTGCGCTCCACGCGCTGGGAGCACAACTTCCCGCGCGGCATTGGCGTACCCGACCAGTCCGCCGTACTGCTGTCCCTGCTGATGCTGCGCGGCCCTCAGACCGCTGGCGAGCTGCGCATCAACTCCGAGCGCTGGCACCGCTTTGCCGACATTTCCTCGGTCGAAGCCTTTCTTGACGAACTGCGCGAACGCAGCGAGGAAAAAGGCGGTCCGCTGGTCGTGCAGCTGCCGCGCGCTCCCGGTGCCCGTGAACAGCGCTGGGCCCACCTGCTTTGCGGCCCGGTGGATGTCAACGCCCTGGCAAGCACCAGCAGCGCCAGCACGGGCGGCAATGCATCGGCCCTGCAGCAGCGAGTGGATGCGCTCGAAACCGAAGTCGCCCAGCTGCGCGCCACCGTGCAGATGCTGTGCGAATCGCTGGGCGTGGAACCGCCTGCAGCCCAGGCTGAATAG
- the purN gene encoding phosphoribosylglycinamide formyltransferase — protein sequence MKNIVILISGGGSNMAAIVRASQQQNWAKQYNARVSAVVSNKADAQGLVFARDNGIATEVLDHRQFDSREAFDAELAQVIDRHAPDLVVLAGFMRILTPGFVAHYEGRLINIHPSLLPAFTGLHTHQRAIDAGCKFAGCTVHRVTAELDVGPILEQAVVPVLQGDTAELLAARVLEQEHIIYPQAVLNLIKG from the coding sequence ATGAAAAACATCGTGATCCTCATCTCGGGCGGCGGCTCGAACATGGCTGCCATTGTGCGTGCATCCCAGCAGCAGAACTGGGCAAAGCAGTACAACGCCCGCGTAAGCGCCGTGGTGAGCAACAAGGCCGATGCCCAAGGTCTGGTGTTCGCGCGGGACAACGGCATCGCCACCGAGGTGCTGGATCACAGGCAGTTCGACAGCCGCGAGGCCTTTGATGCCGAGCTGGCGCAGGTCATCGACCGCCATGCGCCCGATCTGGTGGTGCTGGCCGGTTTCATGCGTATTCTCACGCCGGGCTTTGTTGCGCACTATGAGGGCCGGCTGATCAACATCCATCCCTCGCTGCTGCCGGCCTTCACCGGTCTGCACACCCATCAGCGTGCCATCGATGCGGGCTGCAAGTTTGCGGGCTGCACCGTGCATCGCGTGACGGCCGAGCTCGATGTGGGACCGATTCTGGAGCAGGCCGTGGTGCCCGTGCTGCAGGGGGACACCGCCGAGCTGCTCGCCGCGCGCGTGCTGGAGCAGGAGCACATCATCTATCCGCAGGCCGTGCTCAATCTGATCAAGGGCTGA
- a CDS encoding DUF1653 domain-containing protein — MSDHDLPALITTEPGLYEHYKGMRYEVIATVRHSETLEPMTLYRALYGEHGLWVRPAAMFNETVVIDGVEQPRFRRLPAELQKTA; from the coding sequence ATGTCCGACCACGATCTGCCTGCACTCATCACCACCGAGCCCGGTCTCTACGAACACTACAAAGGCATGCGCTATGAAGTCATAGCCACCGTGCGCCACAGCGAGACGCTGGAGCCCATGACGCTTTACCGCGCGCTCTATGGCGAGCATGGCCTGTGGGTGCGCCCCGCGGCCATGTTCAACGAGACGGTGGTGATCGACGGCGTGGAGCAGCCACGCTTTCGCCGCCTGCCTGCCGAGCTGCAAAAAACAGCATAA
- a CDS encoding RsmB/NOP family class I SAM-dependent RNA methyltransferase — protein sequence MHPKALLDACSELVKRALTFEHPADAVVSRFFRENRYLGPRERATLAETVYTVLRKKLLFEALAHSGSGARERRLAILGFAAVLREQAKKEGKVKNKDGQDSETFIKAALTPQELKWLAACDGVKPEELMEAHRHNLPEWLVEPLKAQLGDEFWTLAASMEQAAALDLRVNTLNDKRSDLRKELEKAGIKAEPTPFSPIGLRVDGKPALAKLDAFNRGAIEVQDEGSQLLALMLDAKRGEMVVDFCAGAGGKTLAIGAAMRNTGRLYAFDVSGHRLDALKPRLARSGLSNVHPAAIAHERDERVKRLAGKIDRVLVDAPCSGLGTLRRNPDLKWRQSVKAVQELTQKQAAILESSARLVKAGGRLIYATCSILPQENEAIAEAFSAAHPEFVPLDAGEVLEQLKIADGDKLCSGGDEGRRYLRLWPHQHETDGFFAAVWVKKA from the coding sequence ATGCATCCCAAAGCCCTTCTCGACGCTTGCTCTGAACTCGTCAAGCGTGCCCTGACATTTGAACACCCGGCCGATGCCGTGGTGTCCCGCTTTTTCCGCGAAAACCGCTATCTGGGCCCGCGCGAGCGCGCCACCCTGGCTGAAACCGTCTACACCGTGCTGCGCAAGAAGCTGCTGTTCGAAGCACTCGCGCATTCGGGCAGCGGCGCACGCGAGCGGCGGCTGGCCATTCTGGGCTTTGCCGCCGTGCTGCGCGAGCAGGCCAAGAAGGAAGGCAAGGTCAAGAACAAGGACGGCCAGGACAGTGAGACCTTTATCAAGGCCGCGCTGACGCCCCAGGAACTCAAGTGGCTGGCTGCCTGCGACGGCGTCAAGCCTGAAGAGCTGATGGAGGCGCACCGCCACAATCTGCCCGAATGGCTGGTCGAGCCGCTCAAGGCCCAGCTGGGCGATGAGTTCTGGACACTGGCTGCCAGCATGGAGCAGGCCGCTGCGCTGGATCTGCGCGTCAACACGCTCAACGACAAGCGCTCCGATCTGCGCAAGGAACTGGAAAAGGCCGGCATCAAGGCCGAGCCCACTCCGTTCTCGCCCATCGGTCTGCGTGTGGACGGCAAGCCCGCCCTGGCCAAGCTCGATGCCTTCAACCGCGGTGCCATCGAGGTGCAGGACGAAGGCTCGCAGCTGCTGGCCCTGATGCTGGATGCCAAGCGCGGCGAAATGGTGGTGGACTTTTGCGCTGGTGCCGGCGGCAAGACCCTGGCCATTGGCGCGGCCATGCGCAATACCGGTCGTCTGTATGCCTTCGACGTCTCGGGCCATCGCCTCGATGCGCTCAAGCCGCGTCTGGCGCGCTCGGGTCTGTCCAATGTGCACCCTGCCGCGATTGCCCACGAGCGCGACGAGCGCGTCAAGCGCCTGGCCGGCAAGATCGACCGCGTGCTGGTCGATGCTCCCTGCTCGGGCCTGGGTACGCTGCGCCGCAACCCCGACCTCAAGTGGCGCCAGAGCGTCAAGGCCGTGCAGGAGCTGACGCAGAAACAGGCAGCCATCCTCGAAAGCAGCGCCCGTTTGGTCAAGGCCGGCGGCCGCCTGATCTATGCCACCTGCTCCATCCTGCCGCAGGAGAACGAAGCCATTGCCGAAGCCTTTAGCGCCGCTCACCCAGAGTTTGTTCCGCTGGACGCGGGCGAGGTGCTGGAGCAGCTCAAGATTGCCGACGGCGACAAGCTCTGCAGCGGCGGCGACGAAGGTAGGCGCTATCTGCGCCTGTGGCCGCACCAGCACGAGACTGACGGATTTTTCGCCGCTGTTTGGGTGAAAAAGGCGTAA
- a CDS encoding fatty acid desaturase yields the protein MSLDIASIGNAVVDWMANGLWDLSWWQLLLYTLITTHFTIAGVTIFLHRSQAHRALDLGPVPSHFFRFWLWLGTGMVTKEWVAIHRKHHAKCETADDPHSPQTRGLAKVMREGAELYRAEARNEETLRKYGHGTPDDWMERNIYRHSVMGPSLMLILNVALFGAIGLSIWAVQMVWIPFWAAGVVNGVGHFWGYRNYEATDASTNLVPWGIIIGGEELHNNHHTFPTSAKFSVKPYEFDIGWVYISLMQKLGWAKVKKTLPRLRMGAVKPVADELTLEAIIANRYEVMARYARGVRTAVQHELDLLKQRQAQKSDVSLLKGVQRWLHRDADKVPERAQGQLAQARAAHPVIDQMLVMREELRQLWLNTSLSREQLTGQLQAWCQRAEASGIAALKDFSVKLRAAHV from the coding sequence ATGTCGCTGGATATAGCCTCTATCGGGAATGCCGTCGTGGACTGGATGGCCAATGGCCTGTGGGATCTGTCGTGGTGGCAGCTGCTGCTCTACACCCTGATCACCACCCATTTCACGATTGCGGGTGTCACGATCTTTCTGCACCGCAGCCAGGCGCACCGGGCGCTGGATCTGGGGCCTGTTCCCTCGCATTTCTTCCGCTTCTGGCTCTGGCTGGGCACGGGCATGGTGACCAAGGAGTGGGTGGCCATCCACCGCAAGCACCACGCCAAGTGCGAGACCGCAGATGACCCGCACAGCCCGCAGACGCGCGGTCTGGCCAAGGTGATGCGCGAAGGTGCCGAACTCTACCGAGCCGAGGCCAGGAACGAGGAAACGCTCAGGAAATACGGTCACGGCACGCCTGACGACTGGATGGAGCGCAATATCTATCGCCATTCGGTGATGGGCCCTTCGCTGATGCTCATCCTCAATGTGGCGCTGTTCGGCGCGATCGGCCTGTCGATCTGGGCCGTACAGATGGTCTGGATTCCATTCTGGGCGGCGGGCGTGGTCAACGGTGTGGGGCATTTCTGGGGCTATCGCAACTATGAGGCGACGGATGCCTCCACCAATCTGGTGCCCTGGGGCATCATCATCGGCGGCGAAGAGCTGCACAACAACCACCATACCTTCCCCACTTCGGCCAAGTTCTCCGTCAAGCCCTACGAGTTCGATATCGGCTGGGTCTATATCAGCCTCATGCAGAAGCTGGGCTGGGCCAAGGTCAAGAAGACCCTGCCGCGCCTGCGCATGGGTGCCGTCAAGCCCGTGGCTGACGAGCTGACGCTGGAAGCCATCATTGCCAATCGCTACGAGGTCATGGCCCGTTATGCGCGCGGCGTGCGTACGGCGGTTCAGCATGAGCTGGATCTGCTCAAGCAGCGGCAGGCGCAGAAGTCGGATGTTTCGTTGCTCAAGGGCGTGCAGCGCTGGCTGCACCGCGATGCCGACAAGGTGCCCGAGCGTGCCCAGGGCCAGTTGGCGCAGGCGCGTGCTGCGCACCCGGTGATTGACCAGATGCTGGTCATGCGCGAAGAGCTGCGTCAGCTGTGGCTCAATACCAGCCTGAGCCGCGAGCAGCTGACCGGCCAGTTGCAGGCCTGGTGCCAGCGCGCCGAAGCCAGCGGCATTGCGGCACTCAAGGACTTTTCCGTCAAGCTGCGCGCTGCCCACGTCTGA
- a CDS encoding PLP-dependent aminotransferase family protein, producing the protein MLTSSPSEPQPVDDAASDVLLPLYQRLAAHYSAAIELGSLKPGERMPSVRELMARHDISLSTALQVLRFLEAQGCLEARPRVGYFVCATRAADIPLTSEPDLSQPLAPGAHAHFVGINEHISLLLERGRQAEVYMDIGGCTPPASLFDHHYLNKTVTRLLREHPTLLSQGRSLLANQGNHPLFQQTMARRALASGIRVAPADVLATTGNSEAVSLALAAVASPGDMVAVESPTYYGLLQVVESLQLKTLEIPCSPRSGMSIEALELAFQTQPRLKAVVVVPDLQMPLGARMPDEKKARLVALCASHGAALIEDDSYGLFVEGPPVKPLKAWDSVCGHVIYCQAFNKSLAPGLRQGWMNGGQWHGRIQMLKFAQSRNTQTLGQLVVAEVLGSPTHQRSLEKLRQQLKRQREAMARLVARHFPLGTRMSLPSGGLCLWLEFPGQMSTSDLFTAALARGIRIAPGSMFSNSGRYEHCMRLACTHPVNELMDRAMQDLGAMACRQLGQNPRS; encoded by the coding sequence ATGCTGACTTCCTCCCCCTCCGAACCACAGCCTGTCGATGATGCGGCAAGCGATGTGCTGCTGCCGCTATATCAACGGCTGGCAGCGCACTACAGTGCAGCCATAGAGCTGGGGAGCCTGAAGCCCGGGGAGCGCATGCCGTCGGTGCGCGAACTGATGGCGCGGCATGACATCAGTCTCTCGACGGCCTTGCAGGTGCTGCGCTTTCTGGAAGCGCAGGGCTGTCTGGAGGCCAGGCCCCGTGTGGGCTACTTTGTGTGCGCGACGAGAGCGGCCGATATCCCTCTGACCAGCGAGCCGGACCTGAGCCAGCCGCTGGCTCCGGGCGCACATGCGCATTTTGTGGGCATCAACGAGCATATTTCGCTGTTGCTCGAGCGCGGCCGCCAGGCCGAGGTATATATGGACATCGGCGGCTGCACGCCGCCTGCTTCCTTGTTCGATCATCACTATCTGAACAAGACTGTCACCAGGCTGCTGCGCGAGCATCCGACCCTGCTCTCGCAGGGGCGCTCACTGCTGGCCAATCAGGGCAATCACCCGCTGTTTCAGCAGACCATGGCCCGACGGGCGCTGGCCTCCGGTATCCGTGTGGCGCCTGCCGATGTGCTGGCAACCACCGGCAATTCCGAAGCGGTGAGCCTGGCGCTGGCTGCCGTCGCATCCCCCGGGGATATGGTGGCCGTCGAGTCGCCAACCTATTACGGCCTGCTGCAGGTGGTGGAGTCCCTGCAGCTGAAAACGCTGGAGATTCCCTGCAGCCCACGCTCCGGCATGTCCATCGAGGCGCTGGAGCTGGCCTTTCAGACCCAGCCGCGCCTGAAGGCCGTGGTGGTGGTGCCGGATCTGCAGATGCCCCTGGGCGCGCGCATGCCGGATGAGAAAAAGGCCAGACTCGTGGCCCTGTGCGCGTCCCATGGGGCGGCGCTGATCGAGGACGACTCCTACGGCCTGTTTGTCGAAGGGCCGCCGGTGAAGCCGCTCAAGGCCTGGGACAGTGTCTGCGGGCATGTGATCTATTGCCAGGCCTTCAACAAAAGTCTGGCGCCGGGCCTGCGCCAGGGCTGGATGAATGGCGGCCAATGGCATGGCCGCATCCAGATGCTGAAATTTGCGCAAAGCCGCAATACCCAGACGTTGGGGCAACTGGTCGTGGCCGAGGTGCTGGGCTCACCCACCCATCAGCGCAGCCTGGAAAAGCTCAGGCAGCAGCTCAAGCGACAGCGCGAGGCCATGGCCAGACTGGTGGCGCGCCATTTTCCGCTGGGCACGCGAATGAGTCTTCCAAGCGGCGGCCTGTGTCTGTGGCTGGAGTTCCCCGGGCAGATGTCCACCTCGGACTTGTTCACGGCAGCATTGGCGCGCGGCATACGCATTGCGCCGGGCAGCATGTTCTCCAACTCCGGCAGGTATGAGCACTGCATGCGGCTGGCCTGCACCCATCCGGTCAACGAACTCATGGACAGGGCGATGCAGGATCTGGGCGCTATGGCCTGCCGGCAGCTGGGGCAGAATCCGCGCAGCTAG
- the rpmG gene encoding 50S ribosomal protein L33, which translates to MAAKGGREKIKLASTAGTGHFYTTTKNKKTMPEKMSIIKFDPKARKHVEYKETKLK; encoded by the coding sequence ATGGCTGCTAAAGGCGGACGCGAAAAGATCAAGCTGGCTTCCACTGCTGGTACCGGTCACTTCTACACAACGACCAAGAACAAGAAGACGATGCCTGAAAAGATGTCGATCATCAAGTTCGACCCCAAGGCTCGCAAGCACGTCGAGTACAAGGAAACCAAGCTGAAGTAA
- the rpmB gene encoding 50S ribosomal protein L28, whose amino-acid sequence MARVCEVTGKKPMVGNNVSHANNKTKRRFLPNLQYRRFWVESENRWVRLRVSSAALRLIDKNGIDSVLADMRARGQA is encoded by the coding sequence ATGGCACGCGTATGTGAAGTTACGGGCAAGAAGCCCATGGTGGGCAACAATGTTTCCCACGCCAACAACAAGACCAAGCGTCGTTTCCTCCCCAACCTGCAATACCGCCGCTTCTGGGTGGAGAGCGAAAACCGTTGGGTGCGCCTGCGCGTTTCCAGCGCTGCTCTGCGCCTGATCGACAAGAACGGTATCGACTCCGTGCTCGCAGACATGCGCGCTCGTGGCCAAGCTTAA
- the trxB gene encoding thioredoxin-disulfide reductase: MSSTKHAQVLILGSGPAGYTAAVYAARANLKPLLITGMAQGGQLMTTTEVDNWPADVMGVQGPELMQRFQEHAERFKTEIVFDHINQVDFSKRPFTLTGDSGVYTCDSLIIATGASAKYLGLPSEEAFMGRGVSACATCDGFFYREQPVCVIGGGNTAVEEALYLSNIASKVTLVHRRDKFKAEPILVDKLMDKVKEGKIELKTHFTLDEVLGDQSGVTGIRIKSTQDGHTEEVKLQGAFIAIGHHPNTDIFQGQLELENGYIVTQGGLKGFATQTSVPGVFAAGDCQDHVYRQAITSAGTGCMAALDAQRFLEQES; this comes from the coding sequence ATGTCCTCTACCAAACACGCACAAGTTCTCATCCTGGGCTCCGGCCCTGCCGGCTACACCGCCGCCGTCTACGCCGCCCGTGCCAATCTCAAGCCTCTGCTGATCACCGGCATGGCCCAGGGCGGCCAGCTGATGACCACCACCGAAGTGGACAACTGGCCTGCCGACGTCATGGGCGTGCAGGGCCCCGAGCTGATGCAGCGGTTTCAGGAACATGCCGAGCGCTTCAAGACCGAAATCGTTTTCGACCACATCAACCAGGTCGACTTCTCCAAGCGTCCCTTCACCCTGACCGGCGACAGCGGCGTCTACACCTGCGACTCGCTGATCATCGCCACCGGCGCATCGGCCAAGTACCTGGGCCTGCCTTCCGAGGAGGCCTTCATGGGCCGCGGTGTCTCCGCCTGCGCCACCTGCGACGGCTTCTTCTACCGCGAGCAGCCCGTCTGCGTGATCGGCGGCGGCAACACGGCTGTGGAGGAAGCCCTGTATCTGTCCAATATCGCCAGCAAGGTCACCCTGGTGCACCGCCGCGACAAGTTCAAGGCCGAGCCCATCCTCGTAGACAAGCTGATGGACAAGGTCAAGGAAGGCAAGATCGAGCTCAAGACCCACTTCACCCTGGATGAAGTGCTGGGCGACCAGAGCGGCGTGACCGGCATCCGCATCAAGAGCACCCAGGACGGCCACACAGAAGAGGTCAAGCTGCAAGGCGCCTTCATCGCCATCGGCCACCACCCCAACACCGACATCTTCCAGGGTCAGCTGGAGTTGGAAAACGGCTACATCGTCACCCAGGGCGGCCTCAAGGGCTTTGCCACCCAGACCAGCGTGCCCGGCGTGTTCGCCGCTGGCGACTGCCAGGATCATGTCTACCGCCAGGCCATCACCAGCGCCGGCACCGGCTGCATGGCGGCCCTGGACGCCCAGCGCTTCCTGGAACAGGAGTCCTGA